The Zonotrichia albicollis isolate bZonAlb1 chromosome 6, bZonAlb1.hap1, whole genome shotgun sequence genome window below encodes:
- the LOC141729263 gene encoding proto-oncogene Mas-like, whose protein sequence is MRPSTTPMVLPTTAIHAPGTNYSGAVGQPQPSYTVLKFMESFCLLSAACGMVGNGLVLWYLGFCIRRNHFTVYILNLAAADFGYLLCIAVETVQYLMQFSVGVQFGIFLFLDHFMYGTGLYLLTAISIERCLSGLSPIWCWTHRPKHLSAMVSSLLWALSLLLNILGYVLCTVRPSPRACQRLLIAIGALDFLVCAPLMLLFSLTLFLRVKCSSQPFQTGRLFIVIMLTILFFLIFAVPLSVLILMDFLVLKFLYSPEIGFVLSCVNSTLNPIIYFLVGSYRDRKFRLTLRLAFQRAFQDSADDRDERETRDTITMSS, encoded by the coding sequence ATGAGACCCTCAACCACACCAATGGTCCTTCCAACCACAGCCATCCATGCTCCTGGGACCAACTACAGCGGGGCTGTGGGACAACCCCAGCCATCCTACACTGTCCTCAAGTTCATGGAGAGCTTCTGCCTGCTTAGTGCTGCCTGTGGGATGGTGGGGAACGGTCTGGTCCTGTGGTACCTGGGCTTCTGCATCCGCAGGAACCACTTCACCGTCTACATCCTGAACCTGGCGGCCGCCGACTTCGGGTACCTGCTGTGCATCGCCGTGGAGACCGTGCAGTACCTGATGCAGTTCAGCGTGGGGGTGCAGTTTGGGATCTTCCTCTTCCTGGATCACTTCATGTACGGCACGGGCCTGTACCTGCTGACGGCCATCAGCATTGAGCGCTGCCTGTCCGGGCTGTCCCCCATCTGGTGCTGGACACACCGCCCGAAGCACCTGTCTGCCATGGTGTCCAGCCTGCTCtgggccctgtccctgctcctgaaCATTCTGGGATATGTCCTGTGCACCGTTCGCCCCTCTCCCAGGGCCTGCCAGCGCCTGCTCATCGCCATCGGAGCCTTGGATTTCCTTGTCTGCGCGCCCCTCATGCTGCTCTTCAGCCTCACCCTCTTCCTGCGGGTCaagtgcagctcccagcccttccaAACGGGCCGGCTCTTCATCGTCATCATGCTCACcatcctcttcttcctcatttTCGCCGTGCCCCTCAGTGTCCTCATCCTCATGGACTTCCTGGTCCTCAAGTTCCTGTATTCCCCAGAGAttggctttgtgctgtcctgCGTCAACAGCACCCTTAACCCCATCATTTACTTCCTGGTGGGAAGCTACAGGGATCGGAAATTCCGGCTCACCCTCAGGCTGGCATTCCAGAGGGCCTTCCAAGACTCAGCAGATGACAGAGACGAGCGGGAAACGCGGGACACGATAACCATGTCCTCCTAA